The nucleotide window TTGGGGTGAATTTTAAAGGGAGGGAGCCATGGCCTCCCTCCTGATGCGAATCTTTCGGTTGGGTGTGGAGAAAAAGCGAGTTCGGCACTACGAAAACCTGAAGAGGGATGTGGATCCACACCAGACGTGGGAGACTATGGGAGAACTGGGAGATGGAGCTTTTGGGAAGGTCTATAAGGTAAGGGGATCAAATCATGAGGTTCAGTTTTCTGTTAAATGCAAAGTAACAGAACACTCTTGTAATATATCTATCTGGGGTCACTTAATTCAAACTgtttttaagtgaaaaaaaaacaacaacaaaaaactgaatGTTTAAAGAATGATAAAACTAGTCTGGGCCTTTAAAAAGGCATAGCCTGATCTAATCTCGTCATTTCAAGGAAACCCCTCCCTCTTCAGATTGAAATGTCAACTAAAGTGATAAATACGGTTTGCAAGTAACTGTGTCTTGCTCAGTCTACCTCTTATAACATTTCATGAACATGACAAGAATGATTAAAAGTTAATAGAATGAATACAGAACGATTCACAATTTAAatacaagagttttttatcacgCTGTTTGACCCCATTTGATATTATTTTAGGAATAAATCTAGGTTTAACTAACAAATATTtatccataaatatataaatatcacacAGATGAGAAAATAGTGCTATTGTTCACAATATTATTCGCAAATGCTCACAGCCGATTCACAGACGCAGATATTCAGAACAACAGCACGACTGCAAATGTGATTCTTTACACAAAAGATcaataaaaaatagttaatatttaGTAACTCACATTTTAGAAGCACTATTGCcagttatttcgttttttttttttttttttgctctgtctGCTGTTCCAAACGAAGTCTAAGAAGTGTTCCACTTGATTTGttgctcagatttttttttcgtGCCTAAATGAATCAGTTTCTTTGAATCGGTTGAGTGCAcgattcagtgattcattcatAAGAAACGCCATTTAACGCCAACTGTTGGTTTAATGATGTAGCCTGcgattcagatttttattttggttCCCAGAAAGTTCTGGAAAGTCTTTGGTTACAAAAAGAATCTTCATAGAATGTTCCTAGAATGTTATTATTTGGTTCTCAAAAGTAACCATAAGGGAACGGCAGGGGAGGACCGGATGTTTGTGGAAGATGAGATACATAATCTGTGGTTTAGGCTGTCAACATGATCATTGTTGTGATGTCATTACATTACACAATGAACTCTTGTATGTacataatgtgtaaacaaatGAAGCAGTTTGTAGATAATCCAATTCAATTCAGTCTACTTGAATATTTACTGTATAGATCtagaaaacactttattttaacaattcattaaactttattttaagcaaacaaATAAGTAGAAATATAACAATTacctttttgaaaacattttttatttataggtTTCTAAGGTGACAGAAAATGGAGGCATAGTGCTACACTGTGGTTAGGCAACTTCCTGTTAAACCAAAATGTGAAAGATCAAAGATGGCTTCCTGTTAGTGTTTTCAAGCTCATATCAACCTCTCTTTCTGCATAAAGCTTTCTGAAACTGAAATGCGCCTTGCAGCTGAACAGCTTTCAGTATCTTTGCAGATTGTACATAGTTTTGCATCATGGCCTGCATCTGTACAGCTGTTAAGTTCTGCTTCCCAGTTTTCAGAACTTCTGATTACTTTCGTGCACTTTGATTAGAAAGGCAAGTGTTACAGTATATTACACTGTTGATCAAAGGCACAGAATCAGACGACGGGGGTCCTGGCAGCTGTTAAAGTGATTGAAGTGCGCAGTGAAGAGCAGCTGGACGACTACATCACTGAGATAGACATCCTAGCATCCTGTCGCCACACAAACATCATCTCCTTGATGGACGCCATCTTCTTTGAGGACTGGCTGTGGGTAAGGAACATCCCCCCCTCCTACTTTTATGTGTTGAGagttaatgttcatttaaaacttaccAGAAGTCTTTCCCCCCTCATTTATTTAAAGGGACCATAAATACAAAACTAAATTGGAAGCTTTAAGACAGTAAGAAGTAACTTGaattacttatttaaatttatgaatttagcagacgcttttatccaaagcgacttacagtgcattcaggctaacatttcttacctaacatgtgttccatgggactcgaacccacaaccttgtgctgctaacacaatgctctaccacttgagccacaggaacatatttatttgaaaaaagtgttgaaattttcttgtaaatgtaaaagttattttACCAGTTATTTGAAAAAAGTAAACTGATTAAGTAACTTGTAATGCGCTAACCCCAACACTGGTTTTTACTTTCTATAAGTCTGCATAAATAAAGACACCGTCCTATATAGCTtgactattataatttttttattgtctcTGTATGCTTCGTCTTTTTAGATCCTGATCGAGTACTGTCCTGGAGGCGCTCTGGATGATATCATGTTGGGTAGGTGACTTGACACTGTTCAGTCATTTATGGTAGTATCTGTAAGGCATTATGATAATTTGTCCATACTGCGTGTGTTTCAGAACTGGAGCGTGGCCTTACAGAGCAGCAGATCAGTGAGGTGTGCTGTCAGTCTCTGCAGGCTCTGTCTTACCTGCACCAGCATCACATTGTACACAGAGACCTGAAGGCGGGCAACATTCTGCTCACCATGGATGGACAAGTCAAACTAGGTACAGATATACTGTTCTCTCACATGTTTGGTCTAAATACAGTCTGTGCTTTATCAGTTTATATTCTCTTTCATACAGCTGACTTTGGTGTGTCTGCGAAAAATGACAATACCCTCCAAAAACGATCAACTTTCATTGGAACTCCATACTGGTGAGACTCTCATACACTGGGTCAAATGCTCttgctgtcattgtttactcacttacttttatgttttttcaTACAAGAAAAAACTTGTACAGATCAACATGAGACAGAATgatcattttgggtgaactatacctatTGAACCTCataaaaagaaacaattaaattACTCTTATAGTGATTGCTTTACTTAATACAGCCCTCTAGCCAAAGAACATTAGatcataatattttgtattttaaggaTGGCACCTGAGGTGATAATGTGTGAAACGTCAAAGGACAATCCCTACACGACTAAAGCTGACATCTGGTCACTGGGCATCACTTTAATCGAGGCCGCTGAGATGGAGCCTCCTCATCATTCTCTCAACCCCATGAGGGTCTTGCTGAAGATCACCAAATCTCCACCACCCACACTCTCCAATCCACGCCAATGGTGGGTCACCGCTTCCTCATCCCCTCTCTAGATCTTCTGGGGTTTCGGCTTATGCtttatcttgtttttttgtttgttttttttctcactgtCAGGTCATCGCATTTCCAAGATTTTCTACGGAGAACCTTGCAGAAGAATCCAGAGTCTCGTTGGGGAGCCCAACAGCTCATGGCCCATCCTTTCTCTTATGCAGGACGAGATGGACGAGCCCTTAAAGAACTCATCGCTGAGGCCAAAGCAGAGGTCACTGAGGTCATAGAGGCTGAGGTAAATACACAGGTCAATGACAAGaacatgctgttattttgaactttctatccatccaaaaaatcctgaaaatacattttccacaaaaatagtaattagtgatattaataagaaatttttattgagcaccaaatcagcaaattagaatgctTCCTGAAGGATTTCACTGaatactggaggaatgatgctgaaaatttagctttgcatcacaagaataacatacattttaaaatatatatcaaaacagagaacagttattttaactttaaataacaGCCTATGTTAGACCTTTTTCAAAGacatctgaccccaaacttttgagcagtggTGTAATTAAGAAAATAACAATTAATCATGATTTTAACCTTTTGGTTATACCGCATGACCTATTTGAAAAGTCATTATCCCCTTTTGTTGGCCTTGTCAAACAAACATAATCCATGTGTTCAGCAGTACACCGATTAATATATCTTTTTCTGCATCTTTTCCTCTGTAGTCTTTATTAGATCTTGAATGTTCTGCGAAGGAGATGATCACTGCAGAGTCGGAGCAAACAGTGCCACAACCAGAACAAGCAGTTGAAGAACAAGGACCACCAGAGCCTGAGTCCCCTCAGAAAACCTCTGTTCCAGATGCTGTTCCTCAATCTCCCACTGACTCCGAGCCAATAGTTGAGGTTAAAGTGACCCGCAGGGCTTCACAGGCCACAGACAAAGCTCAGAAGAAGTCAAGACGCCTTTCGGTTCCAGGAAATCTCCTCTCGTTTTTTACTGGAGGCTCCCGACGCAAGTCTGGATTCTGGGGTGACAATCCACTTCTTCAAGGAAGTAAGGGCTCAGAGGTTTCAAGTGCAGCTTTGGAAACTGTGGAAACTTGCCCTTCAGATGGCAAAGAAAGCGAAAGCACTGATAAACTGAAGGAGCGAACATCTGACGTAGTTGATGCTCCAAGAACTGAGGCTGCTGACACCAAAGACAAGGAAGCTAAAGTAGATACTGACAAGGAGGTAGCCCAGACCTCAAACCCTTCAAGCACACCACCACAAACAGTGTTACCAACAGATTCCTCAGAAAAGGAAACACTAGATCTCACCAAGGACGACAATGAAAATGTGAAGTCTGACGATGCAGGAAACAATGACCAAACGTTTTGGAAATCCCTCCAGACACCTGCTATTATCAAGGAAGAAACAGCACATCCACAAAGCACACCAATCATAGCTTTGTGTTTGGAAACACCACTAGCAAAAAGGACTGAAACGAATGAGGGACGTAATAAATATGTCTACCTTGATTTGGCCTGTCCTTTGAAAACCTGCAATTCATCTCCAGCTTTAGATATAAGCAAAATCTTAACAGTAGAGATGCCTTCTAATAATGCTCCCGAAGACGTTTCTGACCTCAAAAAAGCACAACAGATGACTGAACCATCAGAAAATGACACTGTTGAAGGAAGAACCAAGGAAGATGTAGAAGAACCAGGAGAACTGGAGACAGATGGAGGAACGGTGGATGCAACAAAAGAAGAAATCAGTGAAAATGGCAAGGACTTCGATGAAGTGAAGGAAGAACATATAACCGCCAACGAAGATGACATTACCATGAAGGTAGAGTGTGAGGATCTCAAGGAAGAGCATGTTACTACTGAGATAGGCCATGAAGAAGTCAACCCAAGCAATGAAAAGTCTGAGGAAGAGGAAAGCTGTGAAAAAGACCAAGATCTTTATATAGAAACAGAGGAAGAGGAGCATTCATCCAACAAGGAAGATGTTGAACATGAAGATTTAGACTCAAGAAACGAAAACAGCGAGAACACAAGAAAATCTGACGAGGAGGTAGAAATACCAGCCCGGGATGAGATGACCACTGGTTCACAGGTGGCAGAGATACCCTGTCAAAATCAAGAAGAGACCAGTTCTGAAGGAGAAAAGATCATCGTTGGTACTCCTGGTGATCAAGACAGAGCAAGTCCAACAGAAGTCtgttctgaaaagaaagaagatgGGACAGACTCTGAACAAGAGCTTCACATGGAAAATAGTAAACAGAACGTTACAGAAGAGCACTCAAAACCTCTTGGTGAAGATGCAACAGATGTTACTGGACCAAAGTTGAAAAAGCAAGTGATGTTTGTAGTTCAAGAGGAAATGAATGAGCAAGAAAGGCCACTTGCAAATGGCTTGAAGAATTTAGACTTAATACCACCTCATGAATCGAATGGATCCACACCTAAGGAAACAGACGAAGACATGATTGCACCTCTTTCTCCTACTGAGCCTCCACTGTCTCCTGGGATTGAAGGGGTAAGTCTGAAATAAACGTCTAGCTAAAAACCAGCGGGCTAATTCAACATGTGCAAACTGTTCTCATTTTGTATTAATTCAGGAATTGCACCCAAGCAGGCGAACCGTTAAAAGGACGCGTAAATTTATGGTGGACGGTCGTGAGATCAGTGTCACCACTTCCAAAGTGGTTAGTGAGGGAGACATGAAGGAGCAACAGCTTCGCTGCAACAGGTAATGAGTCTTTCTGCTTTATAGTGGACATGGGTGAGTGGACGTGTCAATTCATAACTTCTTGGGTGTTTTCAGACGGCAGGAACTGCATGCGTTGAAACTCTTGCAGAGAGAAGAGCAGAGAGAACATGCCCAGCTTGAGCAGAAGCTACAGCAGCAGCGAGAGCAGATGTTCCGTCACATAGAACAAGAGATGACTGTAAGCCACAAGAATAAAAGCCCTTTGGACTCAGTTAACAACATTAGACGTGCtattaaacagaaatgtttccATTCAGGTTCTTGACTGAAGTACATAACATGCCCTTTATACAATGACCTTTACTAATGTTACGTTGACATGCAAGAACTCGTTTTTACAAAGCTGATTCTAAGGCACATTTCACAattaatatttctaaatgtttCATACTGTAAATTAATTTACAATTCCTAAATTAACTtaagtatttgttttattatttgaagagtttatttgcaaaaacagataactattaattttcttaaatcatgtttttattgtgtctTATTGTGTTAGTTCgctataattttctttttattattatttaatcaaaacaaccCAATACTGATTGGAATGGaggacaaaaaacaacaacaatatgatttttgaaaatttttGCATAtgtacttttcttcttttttctctttttcttgtaacttttaaaaataattgtattgattataataattatattatttaatatgaatcatttaatgaattattatgtAATTTTGTAAGCATAACACAAGTGGAAAAATGTcaactaaaaattatttttgtatttttattgtttactgggCAATActattgctttttaaaaatggttattgttaataaagctaaaaataaagctaaaacaattaattataaatattagaaaaaaaaaatctatacacacatacatgtttaatgtgtgtgtgtgtgtgtgtttgtgtatgaagTGGAAATGACAAAAGTTGCCTTGGCAATTAACTGTAATAACATAAgactaaaaatgactaaaattaaacctaaaataaatttattttgaatgcatttgtattattgtattaaggtataaaaatgaataaaaatgacaaaaccacataaaacaattacttaaactaaactacaatgaaaacaaaatataaaaacgaaAGCTCATTCAAAAGACTGTAGCAATAATACTGAATTGTAAGTGTGATCAATCTATTAGCACAGTCTCCTCGATAAGCTGCATGATGTGATTATTCTTAACCATATTCATAACCATAAGTACGAGCACTTGAAATAATGAATGTTTGTCCTGTTGAAGAGTAAGAAGCAGTACTATGATGGGGAGCTTGAGAGACTTGAGAAACAGTACCAGCACCAAAGCAGCCAGATGGAGGCTGAGCACACATCGCGGCTCAGGGAGGACGCACGCAGACTCAAGGCCCAGCAGGAGAAAGAGCTGAGCCGCAAGAGCAGCGCACTGAAAGCAGACCCTAAAGAGGTACGGACTGCTGCATTTAGCCACACTTGCACTGCATTAGGCTCAAACACATGGAGACAGTCTCTCATGTGCGTCTATTTGTGCTTTAGGAGCAGCGGTTCctgcagaagcagcagcaggaGCTGAATGAAGCTCTGCAGAAGGGCGTTCAGGAACATAAGAGGAAGGTGGCTTCCATGGAGTGGGAGATTACTGTCAAATCTCAGCAGCTCAAGCGAGGTAAATATGCCACTGCTAATACACTTGTTTATTATGTAATTTGTACAAAAATCATGCAGTTTATTAAtctttaaaatacacttttaaatataaagGTTCCAGAAGCTGGGTTTTCACAATAATTCCGAACAAGAAAATTAttgggttccacaaagaaccttatCATGaagagttctaaaaaaaaaaaaaaaatcctttagtgtaaagaacattttaataatctgaagcaAGAGtcccacataaaataaaataagttatcagttaattaaattagaaataaaaatgtaaagaaatagcTTCTTAAACTTCTTAAATGTTCTTAGATGTATCACAAATCTGTGTCTAAAAATGTGGTTAAATGTAACAGTAAATAATAAATCGATAGATATTTTttgaaatacaaattttaaattgcattaatgtGTCAGTTTGTAAAATGTAAAGAATCAGTAATCACATTTGTAATTACAAAAGAAAGATGTGTCAACAAATAACAATcgttaaatcatttttaaatgcaattttgtaAAATGCACTGACTTGTCAAATTAAAAAgtgatatatttattattttgatgttacatttaatgacattttaaacatgaattaaatatatagttgtttacaataaaaataattaagtaaaattatatactgtatgtatatatatatatatatatatatatatatatatatatatctatatatagagatatatatatatatatatatatatatatatatatatatatatatatatatatatatatatatatatatattcatttttaaaaaattagttTGAGAAATTGTTTGaaatgacttttattaaatacatttaaaatgaattcattATTTTTGATGTGGTAAAATGTCCTCCATACGTCATTCTGGTATTTTATGTGTACAGTAAAGTTGCACGTACAGCGCActgtaacagtaaataaatagtgtGCATTGTACACATTCTGTATACAGAAGAAGGTTTGGTAGTATGTGATTCTAAACATACTGTGTCCTTCCTTCTCAAGCTCGCGAGGCAGTGATTTGGGAGTTAGAACAGCGCCACCTACAGGAGAAGTACCATTTATTCAAACAGCAGGTGAAGGAGCAGTACTCCCTTCAAAGACAGCAGCTGACCAAGAGACACAACAAGGTCAATTATACAGCACCCTCCAAAAGcattatcttcttcttctttcttctgtACCTTATCCTGACCAGTCTGTGGTTCTGTTCTCTCATATGGTAGGATAAGGAGAGAGCGTCTCGGTTCCAGCAAGCTCTACTGGAGGAGCAGAAGTCATTGCAGGCCCAAGAGAGAGTCTCCTTCCAGAAGGCCCAAAAAGCTGAAGCAAAGTCCTGTTTGAATCAGTTCAAGAATGAGCTCAGAAAGCAAGGTCTGAGTGGACCTGAGCAGCGACAACGTCTCACGCAGGTTTGGATTcagaagaaacaaaacaacatgTAGCAAATTCAACCTATACTTAATAAAACTGGTTTTCCCTCTCAGTTCTTATCAGAGGAGGAGGCAAGACAGAAGCAAGAGAGGCAGAGTCTACAAGAGAGTCATGAGAACCAACTGAAAGTGGTGCAGGAACAATGTGATGCCAGCGCAGCTGAACTACAGCAGCTTCAGGTACATCAGCGTCAGCCTGGGAACAGCCTTGAGGTGTTTTCATCCTTCAGGGAATGTGGTTctcagtgtctgtgtgtttggATTTCAGAAT belongs to Carassius gibelio isolate Cgi1373 ecotype wild population from Czech Republic chromosome B10, carGib1.2-hapl.c, whole genome shotgun sequence and includes:
- the LOC127966692 gene encoding serine/threonine-protein kinase 10-like, which gives rise to MASLLMRIFRLGVEKKRVRHYENLKRDVDPHQTWETMGELGDGAFGKVYKAQNQTTGVLAAVKVIEVRSEEQLDDYITEIDILASCRHTNIISLMDAIFFEDWLWILIEYCPGGALDDIMLELERGLTEQQISEVCCQSLQALSYLHQHHIVHRDLKAGNILLTMDGQVKLADFGVSAKNDNTLQKRSTFIGTPYWMAPEVIMCETSKDNPYTTKADIWSLGITLIEAAEMEPPHHSLNPMRVLLKITKSPPPTLSNPRQWSSHFQDFLRRTLQKNPESRWGAQQLMAHPFSYAGRDGRALKELIAEAKAEVTEVIEAESLLDLECSAKEMITAESEQTVPQPEQAVEEQGPPEPESPQKTSVPDAVPQSPTDSEPIVEVKVTRRASQATDKAQKKSRRLSVPGNLLSFFTGGSRRKSGFWGDNPLLQGSKGSEVSSAALETVETCPSDGKESESTDKLKERTSDVVDAPRTEAADTKDKEAKVDTDKEVAQTSNPSSTPPQTVLPTDSSEKETLDLTKDDNENVKSDDAGNNDQTFWKSLQTPAIIKEETAHPQSTPIIALCLETPLAKRTETNEGRNKYVYLDLACPLKTCNSSPALDISKILTVEMPSNNAPEDVSDLKKAQQMTEPSENDTVEGRTKEDVEEPGELETDGGTVDATKEEISENGKDFDEVKEEHITANEDDITMKVECEDLKEEHVTTEIGHEEVNPSNEKSEEEESCEKDQDLYIETEEEEHSSNKEDVEHEDLDSRNENSENTRKSDEEVEIPARDEMTTGSQVAEIPCQNQEETSSEGEKIIVGTPGDQDRASPTEVCSEKKEDGTDSEQELHMENSKQNVTEEHSKPLGEDATDVTGPKLKKQVMFVVQEEMNEQERPLANGLKNLDLIPPHESNGSTPKETDEDMIAPLSPTEPPLSPGIEGELHPSRRTVKRTRKFMVDGREISVTTSKVVSEGDMKEQQLRCNRRQELHALKLLQREEQREHAQLEQKLQQQREQMFRHIEQEMTSKKQYYDGELERLEKQYQHQSSQMEAEHTSRLREDARRLKAQQEKELSRKSSALKADPKEEQRFLQKQQQELNEALQKGVQEHKRKVASMEWEITVKSQQLKRAREAVIWELEQRHLQEKYHLFKQQVKEQYSLQRQQLTKRHNKDKERASRFQQALLEEQKSLQAQERVSFQKAQKAEAKSCLNQFKNELRKQGLSGPEQRQRLTQFLSEEEARQKQERQSLQESHENQLKVVQEQCDASAAELQQLQNEKLQILVDMEKKKIKALEDEHTLELNEWRDKLACRKEVLEEDLARRRREKEGNRRRSSEPENRHAARRSKFFHNLSFS